Part of the Mobula hypostoma chromosome 15, sMobHyp1.1, whole genome shotgun sequence genome is shown below.
ctcatcatctccattataaaaggatacccctctattctgaggcggtgtcctctggtcttagactctcttaGATAGCTTTCGATGGGATCAACCCTTATTCTTCTGATTTCAAGTGAAtataaacccagagccatcaaacgccttTCATATGACaatcctttcaatcctggaatcattttcatgaacctcatttgaaccttctccggtgtcagcacatcctttctaagataaaggggccGAAAACTACTTTCAattgaggcctcactagtgctttataaagtctcaatattacatccttgtttttatattctggtaGGTAATTTTAAAGGAAATTTATCAGATTGCTAACGAAGAGAAAAGCTGGATTCTTGCAAAAAGCTGGATTTCCTTGAAGTAtctattttaatctattttaaTATTTGTCAAAGCCGGAAAGCCACGCAAAGTTTATGCTAACTTAAATGAAATACTATGCTACTAGGAAGATAAATAGAAATATCATTTTTATTTGTAGAACTAGCCAGGCAGAATTGGCTGTCTCCCCCTACACTCTAAGTCCTGATGCAGCAAATGTTGAAtgttcctctgcctccacagatattCTTCaccactgagttcttctagcagttTCTCTATTTTTGccagataaatataaatattgttTAAAAATGGTTGGCCAGTTATAAGATTTCCTTAAATTAGAACTTGATTTTTAATGTATGTAATTTCGATTAGAACGAACTTTAACCCTGGTTCCAAAAAAATTTACTATAGCTATAAGGGGATTTCAGTACCTATATGGCAgatgcagatttttaaaaaacttggtTTTGTTGGCCTGTTCTATGTTATCATCCCTGTGGTGTCTGATGTATTTTTGTTAATAGCTTTTCTAACCTGATGATGCTTTCTTTGTTTATGTTCCTTGCTTGCACTTGTAGATCCATGATCTGCCCCTCTACATCTTCCTGCATTCCTTATTTGTTTCCATTTGCCTCTTTGTGTGGACCCCTTTGGTTCTCCTCCTGAAAAATAGAAACACTTCTTAGTTCTATTTATCTTCTACCTTCTCCTCTTAATGAAAACAAATGAAAATTATCTTTGTGGGTAAAAAAATGGAAGGTGTTCTTTGTATTTTACATTTCAGAGAGATATTGGAAAACATTTGTAAAGTTTATCTTATTTACCCTTACATTAATGTAAATTCTAGCTAAAATGTGGCATCATTTTGAGTAAGGGTTCTCTGGTAGAATTATTGTTATTCAGATATAGTGTTAGTCAGAGAATCACTCGAATATGAATCCATCTTTTTAATTGATAATTTGTCAATTTAAATTTCCTTTCTAGGCTTTGCCTTTTTGCGTGTGTAGCAGGAATCCCTGTCTGTGATGGCATCCTTCTGATCTGTCTTCTTTCTACAAGACACAGCCTAGAAAGAAGATTATTTTGCCACTGTAGTTGTCCTGTTTAGCAGCACACTGAGAGCAATGGAAGGAGATGGGGACTTTGTACATTGTGGATCTGCACTTGTGAAAACTGAAAGACCTCAACTTGTGGAAAAGAGCAATACCACATCAGAAGTGTGGAGATACTTTGGTTTCCAACCTGGTAGTGACGGTAGGCCAGAAAATATTGAAACCCCAGTCTGCAAGATCTGTTTCCGAGTCATTCCTGCTAAGGCCTCAAACACAAGCAATCTTTATGCACATCTAAAATCCCAGCACCCTCACATTTACATTGAGGTCAAAAGCAAACCCAACCAGGCGCCAACTACTACAGCTTCATCTGGGGAACCAAACAAAGATCAGACAACTACGATGCGGGAAATCTTTCAGCGAAAAGATAAATTTGATCCGAAACCCCGAGAGCACAAGGAGCTGACTAAAGCTGTGACGTACTTTGTCACCAAGGATAGGATGCCTCTGAATACTCTTTCCAAGCCTGGCTTTCAGCACCTCTTGAGCAAGTTTAACCCTAAATATGAGCTGCCGAGCAAGAACTACTTCTCTAGAGTAGCTATTCCATCACTCTATGCAGATGTTCGCAAAGTTGTGGAGAGAGAATTAAAGAATGGGGATTGTTTTGCTGCAACTGTTGAAACATGGACATGCAGAGGCAATGAAATGTACCTAACATGTGGGGTTCAGTATGTGGATAGTGATTGGATCCTCAAAACACACTGTCTGCAGACCCAGTACTTACCAGATGAACACACTGGTCAGAGTTTTAAGTGTgctcttgaagatgtgctggaggaaTGGGGGTTAGATCCTACTAGCCTTGTTGCTGTCACTACAGATAATGGATCCACTGTTAAACATGCCTGTGAGTTGTTAGGCTGGAAAAGAATTAGCTGCTTCAGCCAGAACCTGCAAAGTTCAATCCAAAAGGGTCTTGAAGATTCGCGCATTGAACGAATTATCCAGCTATCTCGTCAAATATTCTCTCAATTTTCACGCAGTTGCAAAAGGAAGCGGGATTTTTCTATAGCTCAGGGTCAGAAGGGGCTTCCAAGAAATTCACTAAAAGCAGATGTTAACAACCAGTGGGGAACAACTTTGGATATGCTTGAAAGGTTTCTTGAGCAACAGGATGCAATCAGAGCTGTATTAGCCCATGACCGTAAGATATGTCGTCTTGTTCCAACATGGCAAGACATTGATGTTCTTGAGTCCATTGTAAGTGTTTTACGCCCATTCCGTGAAATGACAG
Proteins encoded:
- the LOC134356715 gene encoding E3 SUMO-protein ligase ZBED1-like; the encoded protein is MEGDGDFVHCGSALVKTERPQLVEKSNTTSEVWRYFGFQPGSDGRPENIETPVCKICFRVIPAKASNTSNLYAHLKSQHPHIYIEVKSKPNQAPTTTASSGEPNKDQTTTMREIFQRKDKFDPKPREHKELTKAVTYFVTKDRMPLNTLSKPGFQHLLSKFNPKYELPSKNYFSRVAIPSLYADVRKVVERELKNGDCFAATVETWTCRGNEMYLTCGVQYVDSDWILKTHCLQTQYLPDEHTGQSFKCALEDVLEEWGLDPTSLVAVTTDNGSTVKHACELLGWKRISCFSQNLQSSIQKGLEDSRIERIIQLSRQIFSQFSRSCKRKRDFSIAQGQKGLPRNSLKADVNNQWGTTLDMLERFLEQQDAIRAVLAHDRKICRLVPTWQDIDVLESIVSVLRPFREMTEALSSEKFIAISAINPLIKHICNDLVREEQEELTLGFLMRMRIKRDLEIRYGDPELVHFLDKVTFIDPRFGPTCVDNLENVLQQIKGEVLAGKVAEEPSIFQIGYDGSTLSPSSSCSWYDRDSPGPSHPKKAKYGGGLAKVFGKQSGDGDTDKTVTTSVSLQEQLDRELDFYFKEPKLSLENCPLQWWKATQNCLPLLAKLARKYLCISATNVASERAFNRSTSAFAEYRSSVKPKHMDQVVFLAENLP